aaagtgAGACAAGTTTTGTTGTGTAAAAGGTAGGATAGAACTATGATCTATTCTGGTGGCCCAGTGTTGACGGATTTTGTGAATATTTTCCACAAAAGAGTTTACATACTCAAAAAATAAGTTATTCATATTTACGTCCTCactcaacaaaacaaaattgaccGTTAAAAGGTAAAACGTGTTTCTTAGTATATATAcacgaatttaaaaaatatatttagcaCTGTATATGTCTCAACTCTTACCTGGACCCCCAAGCAGAGTCTCCAGGTAAAATAACAGAGTGAAGCCCTTCTCATAGGGAACGATGCAGAAGGCGTCATTTGGATCCACACCTTTTAGGTCAGGGATCATCCGAGTGTACGGGCCATTTTTCAATACTTCTTCCTTAACATTAGGACAGAGAACAATGGCATTCTTctattatttatcattaaattatGATCATACAAAaggtaaaaaaacaaatatagtaCTGAGAATTAGAAAAATGATATCGTTTTTCATGTAAAATGAAGCATAGAGATTTTCTGTTTTACACGTTTAGGATGTTTTGATTTAGTCTCATCAAATAACGAGGGCAAATAATTTGCCCTATTCAAGATAGATATACTAACctggaaaaacaaagaaattctTTCTTAAAAATCCTACACTCTTATCTGTTAGGGAGGGTATGTAAGAGAATActagtattttgaatttttggatTGAGTAAAGCCAATATTGTCAAACAAATTACTGAATTtggtaaaatataaattgtcaaACGCTGCAGATcttgttttttttgtgaaaCTTCTGCATCCATCACCACAATTATGGTAGtactaaaaattgaattaaagaatAAACTTGACAATGCCCCCTCCAATAAGGGAAAGAAATATTACATACGTATGTACAATAGTGCTTGTCATTCTTTTGTATTAAAGGCCTAGCTATTTACGATTATTTCCTTGAGTTCCACGGCTTTCCCTGCGGCCATAAATTGAGGTAGAGTGTTGCTATTATGTAATCTCCCTGTAACCTTTCTCTCAATAAATTCAGTGTGACCTTCATTCAACCTGTAAAAGTCAAAAGTTACATCTCACTCATAGTGGAAATTATTTGCAATAGGGCGCAGACAACAAATTGTGCCGAAATTAAACTTTTAGATTTACAAAGGTTTTAAACTAAATGGACACCAACTGAAATGTTAATGTTACTTCACACTATAAAGGCTATTAAATAGAACACTTGGCATTGCATTGGATAAATGGAgtaatatttaaactaaatgaaaGATAATTTACACAAATTATCAAAGAAGCTCTCATGATGACGAAAGGAACGATATTTTCATTCTCTTTTCTACATGTACAGATATGTACATATACTAGCATTTACTAATGACTAGCAATCCACTACCAGAAGTGCTCCCAGTTTTTGTTGGTGACTAGGTTTCCTGTCCAACTATGGCAGATCTCATGAGCTAAGATATCCACTAACGATTTGTCACCGGCCTGTAAAGTTCATAGAAATTTTGAGACAGAAACCTAAAAGGAGCGTGGGTACGATTTGAGCTAAAGTTTATTGAATAATATGCTGGTCAAAGCTATTTCAAATGTTCAACCGAAATTTAAAAGTTAGTTGTCAAATTTCCAGCGATATAAAAAACTgtcaattctttgttatgtaaacaaggttcaTGGCATGCTTTGGTTTACATTTAGGTTGATGgatagaaaatatattaaatttaaaacagaatGAGATGTGACAAACAGTGGAAATTGTTTAACTATGCACATTTAATggagaaaaaattatttaaataagtgTTTACTATCATgcaaccaatgtaaacaaaagcatagcatgagctttgtttacagagTAAGGAATTGCGAAGCCTTTACCTCACTTATAACTTGACAGTCGACATATGAACTTCGGGTacattttagatatatatagttttacaaATAACAAAACTTTAGCCAAAATTCTGACCATGACCCTCAACAAATCTTCAAATGCTCCTCCCGAAACTGAGATGGGATATAACATTTTGAGGacatttaaagatataatttttcaatCTATATGACTTAagtttttaaagacatttttaatgtcTTTTAAATAAGTACAAGAGAAAGAATACTAACTATTAAAGTCGGAGTCACATAAGTCAAGCAGGGGTTCTCCATCCCACCGAACGGAAAGATGGGCGGCAGTACAAGTACATCGTACTGACCCCAGATATAGGGGCCCATTAAAGACTCAGCAATCTGCAATGTCTTCTCTGTCTAATTAAAAGAAGTGAGATATATAATTAAGCGTTTGATagattaaataatgtaaatacaCTTTATATTACGTAGTGATTGATCTGACAATTACTAAAGTTTATATCTAGCACTATatctaatttttaaattcaaactaCTGGATTTTGAGAAAAAGACACTGAAGCAAACATAtatcaaaaaatgtaaatattgagaATAAAATTTCCTGCAGAGTGATTCAAGTTTGAGCTTTTTACCTaagtataaaaattatatacatctttaagtgtatttaattaaaatctaaCTGGCATagcaaattgatttttaacctcTGAGAACTCATAAGCTGCTTCTTCTATCATTTCCCTCTCTGTCCACACTTTGGATCTCGGGCCAATAATACTGCAAAATCAAACAGAGGTACCTTTTGTTCAAAttcatatctttttaaatgtcATATGTGCATATTATGCGGCATTCCTAATGTAATTTTCAATGCGgttcaaataaatgcttttatcaTTAGTTTGCTGTGAAGTTTTCTTTATCTTTCACTATTACTTTCTCATTTctctaaaatgaaaataagtttaagtgtttatttcaattttttttaatactctatccatcaaatcaaaataaatgtatgtttttgtcgaaaaaaaaacttgtaatttattgaaagaaattattacatgtacctggaCACTAAATCACCCCCAACAATAGCAATGAGATAAGTGCAAACAGGAAACTTCTGTTCGAACTGGTAAACAAGTTTACCACCGTCGGATGGGTGGGGCTCTGGTTCTGACCTTATTGCACTCATCAGAATGGTTATATCTTTTGGAGCAGTAATCTGTACATGGGTCAATTGTATATACAAATTGACATAATATATTCAAGAATAAACTAGTAAATGAATCGACTCGCTGGTATTTCATGTTTACTTTCTAGAAATCCAAAACATGTATTGCCACTTTGTAAattagatacaaatatttttctaatctGAAGTAAAATTACTtcaattgaaaatttctttATGGAGAAAAGGTTATACTTTTACTATTAGTGAATTATTTAGACTCAATATGATAACAAGCATTCCATATCATACATATACCGTACACATTTGTTATCGCATAGATTACATATAGGTTATTCTTTCAAAATGAATAGCACTTGCACcagaaataatacattttttaaagaacttgatttcaaaatatgagACAAATCATTATAATGTGATATAATTATGCTATGTTTCATTTGCAGACTCTCAAGCCTGTCCTTTTCATGTATTGTATACAAGTACACGTATTACCTTTGCTGTGTAAGAGACCTTATTCCCTGGGGTATCTTGACAGGGAAACAAGCTCCTGGCATGAATGGCCTATAATGGGGACAATAtccatacatgtagtttatttttgtacggagcttttattaaaaaaaccagAAATAGCTTGAAAATATGTGTACAAACTAGGTAAATTAACTCAGGAGGCgattattttaatgtaaagcgttgatattaaaataatacagtTCTGGATTGGAGATTGGAATTaaatattaactttcattttcatatttcatttacctgcaattatttttaatattcttcTGGAATTAATAACATGTATCTTAAAAGTATATGTTTCGAggtttaattgtataatatttcctctcttttttaaaggaaatctGATTGGTGGTGTGCttttctgtttatattttaaaaactgattatatttttagaactgtttatttatcttttattgtatttacGACCTATTTTTTATCAGATCGAATCGAccgttttttgttttgttttgtctatTTTGCTGGTTAAGtttgtcataaaaaaaaccacctGACTTTGACTAAACAGATATGGGTGCCTTTTCCCTAATGTCTGTTCGGGCCTCAGCCATTGAAGAGCGGGGCACTGAGGGGACGTCTCATAATGCACTCGAATCTTGTGGCtgctaaaatatatcaaattgtcTTAATAAACATTGGAAAAAAATTGGACTGACATGACAATATACACAGAGAAATAAAACACTTTTCATGGTCCCATACCTCTTGAAACTATAAATTCAATATGGCAATAGATAAAGATATAAACAAATTCAAGCTTtcggtaaaataaaatttcaatcttCTTCGGAGAAATTCGTTACACAACCATTTAGACGCAGAGACAGGAAGCTGCACTTCTAGCTTGGATCCAAAGATGGCACTGTTTTCTCCTAAGGTAAACTTTAGTTCCTGACCATAATCTACATCTAAGATTTTTTGAACTGTGATCATTTGTGCGTCTAGGatctaaatattgaaaaaagttgCTCATTTATCAATGTCAGACTGCATTAGGCAGCATACAAGTATTCTTCAATATCATCATATTCTTATGCCTCTgtgatttaatttaaaagaatgACAAGTAGGAATGAAGGTTTGAATTTAGGAAAATATAAGATGTGCTTTTGACCAGTAAGTTTAAAACGAAAGGGGGAGAAAGTGAAATAGAGATTATATGTTTTGTCTTACTAAGTTATGGACCCCATCTTTCATTCTCTTCACTGCTAAATCCACAAAGCCACACAGCGTCCTGGAGACAAAGTCCACATCTAGGTTCAAATGTAGACTGGTTACTCTGCATTCATCTGGTCTGGAAAATGAGGCGGAGTCATCTGGATTCATATCTGTCATGTCAGAAGCCTTTCATCTGTAaatgattaatgaaaataaaatgattactaAATGCACATTTACTTGATGCATGAAAATGATTATATACAAACTTTGTATAATTATGAGAAAAAATGTTACAGAGCGCCGTAGTTTTGTAGTTatagaaagaaatgaaaaaaaaagattacaatTAAACTATAAACTACTAAACAAAGACTTTAAAAAACTGAAACAGagagttaaaataaaattaaacgtATACACAGGATCGAGTAATTGAGTTTTAAGATACAATATGGCAAGTATAATCCGGtaagattgatttttttttttcagatttcacATGACAGGGATATAAATGATGTTTGATTTACATTGCAGTCGGTTGACCGATCATACAGAGACCACATGCAGTGgcttatgttaaaaaaaaatgtttaaaaaagtggGTACCTCGGAGGACAAATAATTTTCCCTCCAAGGTATCCACTTTTTtaacgatatttttttttcaacacaaGTCCCTGTGCAGACACCTCACTTTATACAGAGACAtatattatttatgtctctggtttatGATACACACGACAGATGTCCTGTTGGTCTtttcaaaaaaacataaaagttgatttaaaaattggCTTGGCTAACAAAGAAgcaattatcatttttgaaatagtatttatttatcattatattgtttttaaaatttccaaattttgatttaaaaatacaacCTGCATGAAGTGTTTTAAACGGTGGAGAGATCTGAAATGAACCATCATGAATTACTCCCCgttctattttcattttctttatgcATATATTCACACACACGCACGCgtctattaaaaatattaaaaaaggatttgttttaaaaattaaacaaaacttgCAGTGTATTGATAACAAAAGCATTTAAGAAAATGTGCTAAAATTACAAGTACCTGTGAAATCAATGCCCAGTGTTGAAAAAGGTCATACAAAGTGTGTCGATGTCGGCTgactaaataaaaatatacaaacagGAAGTGGAttaattctttttgtttattttttaaaaatagatttcacGTGAGAGTTTCACTTTTTAAGTTTATAGGTGGGATTTATGAAATACAGCCAATGGGGATTGCGGTGTTAGTATTAATTTCTAATGATGGTGGGCATTGGGTGATGATCCATAAGTAATACTCTTCGTATAAAGATATTTAAGTCttcaaattcttttaatgacGTTTCTGTATTAATATATccttaattataaattaataaatgggatttaaaatctactttttaaatatttgatatttcattTCAGTGTGAATGCTTTAAGAAATCTGTTGATGAAACtgcttttgtaaaatttgataattttgattgTCAATGCGATCAATatgattaaatatattatataagttGTCttcttttataacaaaattaacaTACGTCTGTGTTCAtgttaaatatctttttttgttATTGCTGTATTGATTTCTGTACATGAATTTTTTTGCTTATAAACCCCAAGTTATTCAACTTCAGTGTATGGCATGTTAAACATTGGAAGTTATACACAAAAACTTATCCATTTGTATTTCGTAATTTTTAGTTtgtattcaatgattttttaaaatttatttttattgttatgtgcttaaaaacaaataaaattatttgtttttttagtaTTATCTAAATCTGTATTGTATATCAATAGTCTTTTAAgtattgcatattttatttttaaattttaaagtaaaatttttatatgaattgcATTTGCATTGTTTCATTCTTACATGAATAAAATCTACACTCCCCGTTTATCGATTTGTCGAAACCTaaagcgacctaagaaaaatcatggaCTGTACGAAACaataatgatgatgtcagactccaGTACGTACGTTCCAATAGAACACGATTTGGTTTCTTCTTTATACAGCTAACGTGTTAATGTATATCAAcaataatttagtgaattttacttactttttacaatcagtttattaatgttttaatagaaatcgcaaatataaacaatagataaatatgctttctttgatgattcatgggggttatgaaggtagcgatcattgcagaaaagaTACCTTTTTTGCAATGTCATCGCCTTCGTATTTAGCATAAATCACCAAAGGAgggattttattgttaaaatattcacaaTTCACATATTTTTACATGCAAACTTTGTGAAAAGCTATTGCAGATATAGAACTATAACACAGACAGGGCccacaaatgttaaaaataacaaGTTAAATTCTATTATGATGTCACAAACGTTGAATGCTGTAAAATGCAACTCTACAAGCGGAAATCAAAGTTCATGCTTGTGGCTGtaacagtggctcttccattaactATCCCTTaaggtaaaataaagaaaataaacatatatatatatttacagacaaggcaaaaataaaaaagtgttaATATAAGAATTaagtcataattatttttaaagatagattGTCTCAAAACTGCAGCAGTGTGTGTAATgctgtagaaaataaaaataaaataaaataattaggcCGTTGTCGAAGTCCAGAAAAccaaaaaattatctttatttagaCAACTTAGACGTACGTCTTACAATACAGGGAAATAACTCTTATCGTAATCGTTGTCAACCTGTTGTCAGGTGACTGCATCACATGAAAACTCAGCCATATTTTGAGAAACGTCTAGTTGACAAATTTAATGTGAAAAAAGATGTAGATTAATTTCTTACAAACCAGGTTTGTATACCTTATTAATAGGCAGACTTctcaaatatacaaaaaattaagttacccgtttaaaaaatattgtgttcCAATTATTATATAATCGTTTTACTTTCGTTTCAAAGTTCAACAGATTCATGTTTTCAACGGATCTAATAATAACTTATCAACAAATGGacaatatttattgtaaaagcATTAGATGAAAACGATGCAGCATCATAAACTTTCCCGTGTTTAAAC
This genomic window from Crassostrea angulata isolate pt1a10 chromosome 8, ASM2561291v2, whole genome shotgun sequence contains:
- the LOC128159386 gene encoding leukotriene A-4 hydrolase-like isoform X1 codes for the protein MTDMNPDDSASFSRPDECRVTSLHLNLDVDFVSRTLCGFVDLAVKRMKDGVHNLILDAQMITVQKILDVDYGQELKFTLGENSAIFGSKLEVQLPVSASKCSHKIRVHYETSPQCPALQWLRPEQTLGKRHPYLFSQSQAIHARSLFPCQDTPGNKVSYTAKITAPKDITILMSAIRSEPEPHPSDGGKLVYQFEQKFPVCTYLIAIVGGDLVSSIIGPRSKVWTEREMIEEAAYEFSETEKTLQIAESLMGPYIWGQYDVLVLPPIFPFGGMENPCLTYVTPTLIAGDKSLVDILAHEICHSWTGNLVTNKNWEHFWLNEGHTEFIERKVTGRLHNSNTLPQFMAAGKAVELKEIIEEVLKNGPYTRMIPDLKGVDPNDAFCIVPYEKGFTLLFYLETLLGGPEVFEKFLRAYIENFKQQSIDTNQWKDFLYSYFHDKTEVLDSVEWEKWFYGQGMPPVMPKYDDSFSVPCKQLCQRWSTSADNDLDQFDPSDLTSMAPLQVVECLGLLVEDPPLSLIKIQKMNELYKLNVTKNSEFKFRWLRLCIKAQWKESIPKVLDFVNEQGRMRLVRTLYRDLYGWEDARPTAIDNFKKQRGEMHHILETMLSSDLKLG
- the LOC128159386 gene encoding leukotriene A-4 hydrolase-like isoform X2 encodes the protein MTDMNPDDSASFSRPDECRVTSLHLNLDVDFVSRTLCGFVDLAVKRMKDGVHNLILDAQMITVQKILDVDYGQELKFTLGENSAIFGSKLEVQLPVSASKCHKIRVHYETSPQCPALQWLRPEQTLGKRHPYLFSQSQAIHARSLFPCQDTPGNKVSYTAKITAPKDITILMSAIRSEPEPHPSDGGKLVYQFEQKFPVCTYLIAIVGGDLVSSIIGPRSKVWTEREMIEEAAYEFSETEKTLQIAESLMGPYIWGQYDVLVLPPIFPFGGMENPCLTYVTPTLIAGDKSLVDILAHEICHSWTGNLVTNKNWEHFWLNEGHTEFIERKVTGRLHNSNTLPQFMAAGKAVELKEIIEEVLKNGPYTRMIPDLKGVDPNDAFCIVPYEKGFTLLFYLETLLGGPEVFEKFLRAYIENFKQQSIDTNQWKDFLYSYFHDKTEVLDSVEWEKWFYGQGMPPVMPKYDDSFSVPCKQLCQRWSTSADNDLDQFDPSDLTSMAPLQVVECLGLLVEDPPLSLIKIQKMNELYKLNVTKNSEFKFRWLRLCIKAQWKESIPKVLDFVNEQGRMRLVRTLYRDLYGWEDARPTAIDNFKKQRGEMHHILETMLSSDLKLG